From Pleurodeles waltl isolate 20211129_DDA chromosome 1_1, aPleWal1.hap1.20221129, whole genome shotgun sequence, a single genomic window includes:
- the LOC138284017 gene encoding uncharacterized protein, translating into MLHIRSWLEPAVKPQTRAESVCQGAMKRYNPIARKAVSSGALNTIGRYYRTLAPRTMDENAQQGVPDTRDTDVTGFQEELCHRLEKLDLKDVSPLISPIKGAGSDSDVSKDGLSGASNVVDIEVEECVPPPNSPIYEDMGFQEDPEAEAVILQPSGVSSGAVSAPMDLCDSQDFRGASECEANAENITEEREPLEGSAPKVNTVNFFCLCCSRQSESITSQNKEPRKKCVCTYTSHDLEKEAPGVPCDTIWPVKGFAAAVVNACVKRDYYDLCYGHKINDPQQEAHECLYDAYTARTIRHVCNRIDTYRVYKLLRVVYGLSAVKKSVHCDMMKVLAAAVLEIRYAAEPCSKLDRMHGMCPPFDKRMVERVIERRMCDIYYKNRRMLSLAPRKLF; encoded by the exons atgctgcatataaggagctggttagaaccggctgtcaaaccgcaaaccagggctgaatcagtttgccaaggcgctatgaagagatacaatccgatcgccagaaaagccgtctcctcaggggccctgaacactattggtagatattaccggaccctcgcccctcgtacgatggatgagaatgcacaacagggtgtcccagacacccgggataccgatgttacaggttttcaagaggaactttgccatcggcttgaaaagcttgacctcaaggatgtgtcgcccttgatatcccctattaagggggccggcagtgacagcgatgtctcgaaagatggattaagcggggcatctaacgtcgtagacattgaagttgaagaatgtgtaccacccccgaattcgcccatctatgaagacatgggcttccaggaggaccccgaggcagaggccgttattttacaaccatcaggtgtaagttcaggcgctgtttctgccccaatggacctctgcgactcccaagatttcagaggagcctctgagtgtgaagcgaatgctgag aacataacagaagaaagagagcctctagaagggtcagctccaaaggttaacaccgtaaattttttctgcttatgctgttccagacagtctgaaagtattacaagccagaacaaagagcctcgtaagaaatgtgtttgcacctacactagccacgatcttgaaaaggaagctccgggcgtaccctgtgacaccatatggccggttaaaggctttgcagctgccgttgtgaacgcatgtgttaaaagggattattatgacctttgctacgggcataaaattaatgaccctcaacaggaggctcacgaatgtctatacgatgcatacactgcaagaacaattcgtcacgtttgtaaccggatagacacttatcgggtatataagctgttaagggttgtgtatgggctgtctgctgtgaagaaaagtgtccactgtgacatgatgaaggtcttggctgcggctgtccttgagatccgatacgctgcagagccatgctcaaaactcgaccgcatgcacgggatgtgtcccccctttgacaaacgtatggtagaacgggttatagaaagacgaatgtgtgacatttattataaaaacagaagaatgttgtctttagcccctcgaaaactgttttaa